Proteins encoded by one window of Erwinia pyrifoliae DSM 12163:
- a CDS encoding glycosyltransferase, which translates to MKLTFFTMQFPVSSETFVLNQVTHFIDIGYEVEIIAVFPGDLVNRHAAFDQYNLAAKTHYLLPDDKAGKVGKLAQRLKIILPKIYKPGTLKSFHIGRYGAQSSKLLLPAIVAANKKPFVADIFLVHFGYAGALANKLRELNVLQGKQVTVFHGADISRRHILEEHRDDYPRLFAQNELLLPISRLWEHKLIAMGCPAEKINVTRMGIEPEKFNLKLRDSLHQPLRILSVARLTEKKGLAVAIEACKILKEQGGQFEYTIVGYGDLENQLKTGIADGNLEDCVKLVGFKPQEEIKRYLDEADIFLLPSLTAADGDMEGIPVALMEAMAVGLPVVSSRHSGIPELIEHNVSGWLAPEGDAQALAAILLKLSRGEDDIAQVVLAARAKVETEFNQHIAYRQLAEILERLA; encoded by the coding sequence ATGAAACTCACATTTTTCACCATGCAGTTTCCTGTTTCTTCGGAAACGTTTGTGCTGAACCAGGTGACACATTTTATTGATATCGGCTATGAGGTTGAGATTATCGCCGTTTTCCCGGGCGATTTGGTTAACCGTCATGCCGCGTTTGATCAATACAATCTTGCCGCCAAAACGCACTATCTGTTGCCTGATGACAAGGCTGGAAAGGTCGGTAAGCTGGCACAACGTCTCAAAATCATATTGCCGAAAATCTACAAACCCGGCACGCTGAAATCATTCCATATCGGGCGTTATGGCGCCCAATCCAGCAAGCTATTGCTGCCGGCCATTGTTGCCGCTAACAAAAAGCCCTTTGTGGCAGATATTTTCCTTGTCCATTTTGGCTATGCCGGTGCGTTGGCCAATAAGCTGCGCGAGCTGAATGTGTTGCAGGGCAAACAGGTGACGGTGTTCCACGGTGCCGATATTTCACGTCGCCATATTCTTGAAGAGCACAGGGACGACTATCCCAGGCTTTTCGCTCAAAACGAACTGCTGTTACCTATCAGCCGTCTGTGGGAGCACAAACTGATTGCTATGGGCTGTCCGGCGGAGAAAATTAACGTCACGCGCATGGGCATTGAGCCAGAGAAATTCAACCTTAAGCTACGTGATTCGCTGCATCAGCCGCTACGCATTCTCTCCGTGGCGCGCCTGACCGAAAAGAAAGGTTTGGCTGTGGCGATCGAGGCCTGCAAAATCTTGAAAGAGCAGGGCGGACAATTCGAGTACACCATCGTTGGCTACGGCGATCTTGAGAATCAACTGAAGACCGGCATCGCAGACGGTAACCTTGAAGACTGCGTCAAGCTGGTGGGTTTTAAGCCGCAGGAGGAGATTAAACGCTATCTCGATGAGGCAGATATATTCCTTCTTCCGTCACTGACTGCGGCCGATGGCGATATGGAGGGCATCCCGGTAGCGCTGATGGAAGCGATGGCGGTTGGGTTACCGGTTGTATCAAGCAGGCATAGTGGTATACCTGAACTGATCGAACACAATGTATCAGGTTGGCTGGCACCCGAAGGCGATGCACAAGCTCTGGCGGCTATTCTGCTGAAACTTTCCCGGGGAGAAGACGATATTGCCCAGGTAGTGCTGGCGGCACGCGCTAAGGTAGAAACCGAATTTAATCAGCATATTGCATACCGTCAGCTGGCAGAAATTTTGGAGCGGTTAGCGTGA
- a CDS encoding lipopolysaccharide biosynthesis protein — protein MSSLKSQAIWLFGATGFAAALQVVQLGVLARKLEAHELGILAIINAILAVAMVLQDMGMSSYIVHRQNITRKEQSTIYWVNVLLSLLTGLLLVAIAWPISWFYHLPQLGGLIMLTSLNFLVLGSLSQYQAHFIKAKRMILLAKIEMATKLLAFAFTVILLYYSSLNVAAVILGLFANAAMRILCMIWLGEKAWRPTFEFDKATFYSSLKYGIYQLGSQTINQLRTQADSLIVGKVMGAELLGVYSLAKELILQPLKLVTPVINRLALPRFAEKQHDPVRLQQLFLKGTFVIMLFSAMMYLAIGILSPVIVRMLYGPAHEAVAQLIPLMLMFGMLRPMGGLTGAISQANGRTNIEFYWNVVASGIVVMVLATVWIWPNVWYVALTLSISQVLISAFAHPFFIKPVIGIRFLPYARQWMSVSAVFIGIIALISHYNLFIMPEWFSRWF, from the coding sequence GTGAGTAGCTTAAAAAGTCAGGCCATCTGGCTGTTCGGTGCCACCGGCTTTGCCGCTGCATTGCAGGTTGTGCAGCTTGGCGTGCTGGCACGCAAACTTGAAGCCCATGAGTTGGGTATTCTGGCCATCATTAACGCTATTCTGGCGGTGGCGATGGTGCTGCAGGATATGGGAATGAGCAGTTATATTGTGCATCGGCAGAATATCACCCGCAAAGAGCAGAGCACGATTTACTGGGTAAACGTCTTGCTGAGCCTGCTGACAGGCTTGCTGCTGGTGGCTATTGCCTGGCCAATTTCCTGGTTTTATCATCTGCCGCAGCTTGGCGGGCTGATTATGCTTACCAGCCTGAACTTTCTGGTGCTTGGGTCGCTATCGCAATATCAGGCACATTTTATTAAAGCCAAACGGATGATATTGCTGGCAAAAATCGAGATGGCGACCAAGTTACTTGCCTTTGCGTTTACGGTGATATTGCTCTATTACTCTTCACTCAATGTTGCGGCAGTGATCCTCGGTCTTTTCGCCAATGCGGCTATGCGCATTCTGTGCATGATCTGGCTCGGGGAGAAAGCGTGGCGGCCGACATTCGAATTTGATAAAGCCACGTTTTACAGCTCGCTCAAATATGGCATTTACCAGCTAGGTTCGCAGACCATTAATCAGCTGCGCACGCAGGCGGATTCCCTGATCGTCGGTAAAGTGATGGGCGCAGAGCTGCTAGGGGTTTACTCTCTGGCTAAAGAGTTGATACTTCAACCGCTTAAACTGGTGACGCCGGTGATTAACCGTCTGGCTTTACCGCGTTTTGCCGAGAAACAACACGACCCTGTCCGCCTGCAGCAGCTGTTTCTCAAGGGCACCTTCGTTATCATGCTGTTTAGCGCGATGATGTACCTGGCGATCGGTATTCTTTCTCCGGTGATTGTTCGCATGCTTTATGGACCGGCGCACGAAGCCGTGGCGCAGCTTATCCCGCTGATGTTAATGTTTGGCATGTTACGGCCGATGGGGGGCCTGACCGGAGCTATTTCACAAGCCAATGGTCGCACCAACATTGAGTTTTACTGGAACGTTGTGGCGAGCGGTATTGTGGTCATGGTGCTGGCTACGGTGTGGATCTGGCCAAATGTGTGGTATGTCGCGTTAACTTTATCGATTTCTCAGGTACTGATATCCGCTTTTGCCCACCCGTTCTTTATCAAACCGGTGATTGGCATCCGATTCTTGCCGTATGCGCGCCAGTGGATGTCAGTTTCAGCGGTGTTTATCGGAATTATAGCGCTGATTAGTCATTATAATTTGTTTATCATGCCTGAATGGTTCAGCCGCTGGTTCTAA
- the galF gene encoding UTP--glucose-1-phosphate uridylyltransferase GalF, whose protein sequence is MTKLKAVIPVAGLGMHLLPATKAIPKEMLPIVDKPMIQYIIDECVAAGIKEIVLVTHASKNAVENHFDTSYELEALLEARVKRSLLSEVKSICPPGVTIMNVRQPQPLGLADALLCARPMLHDEAFVVVLPDVLLDNASADPLRYNLAAMVARFEETGRSQVLAHHMPEADLSEYSVITTEESLDFPGKVSSILDFVEKPENPEMLNSDLAAVGRYVLSADIWPELEALEPGAWGRYQLTDAIASLNKKMPVDAQLLSGDSFDCGRKLGYMKAFVTWGLRNHSQGREFRDEIQKILAK, encoded by the coding sequence ATGACCAAGCTGAAAGCAGTTATACCGGTTGCGGGTCTCGGAATGCATCTGCTCCCTGCGACAAAAGCTATTCCTAAAGAGATGTTGCCCATAGTCGATAAGCCAATGATTCAATACATCATTGATGAGTGCGTGGCGGCGGGTATAAAGGAAATCGTTCTGGTCACCCATGCATCCAAGAATGCGGTTGAAAACCATTTTGATACTTCCTATGAACTTGAAGCCTTGCTTGAAGCCCGCGTTAAACGCTCCCTGCTGAGTGAGGTAAAATCGATCTGCCCACCAGGTGTAACGATTATGAACGTGCGCCAACCCCAGCCGCTGGGGCTTGCCGATGCTTTGCTGTGCGCCCGTCCAATGCTGCATGATGAGGCGTTTGTGGTGGTGCTGCCTGATGTGCTGCTGGATAATGCCAGCGCCGATCCGTTGCGCTACAACCTGGCGGCGATGGTAGCACGTTTTGAAGAAACCGGACGTAGTCAGGTGCTGGCTCATCACATGCCGGAAGCCGATCTTTCAGAGTACTCCGTGATTACCACTGAGGAGTCATTGGACTTCCCTGGCAAAGTCAGCTCCATTCTGGATTTCGTTGAAAAACCCGAAAACCCAGAGATGCTGAACTCCGATCTTGCCGCTGTGGGGCGCTATGTGTTATCAGCCGATATTTGGCCCGAGCTGGAAGCGCTGGAGCCGGGTGCGTGGGGGCGCTACCAGTTAACCGATGCCATCGCCAGCTTAAACAAGAAGATGCCTGTAGATGCTCAATTGCTCAGTGGCGATAGCTTTGATTGCGGACGTAAACTTGGTTATATGAAAGCCTTCGTTACCTGGGGCTTGCGTAACCATAGTCAGGGGCGTGAGTTCCGCGACGAGATCCAGAAAATCCTGGCGAAATAA
- the galE gene encoding UDP-glucose 4-epimerase GalE has translation MSILVTGGAGYIGSHTVLSLLQRGDDVVVLDNLSNAARESINRVEKLTGKTATFIEGDILDRACLRRIFSAHCISAVIHFAGLKAVGESTRKPLEYYQNNVTGTLVLLEEMRSAGVNQFIFSSSATVYGADAPVPYVETTPIGGTTSPYGTSKLMVEQILRDYAKANPEFKTIALRYFNPVGAHESGQIGEDPNGIPNNLLPYIAQVAIGRLEKLGIFGDDYPTKDGTGVRDYIHVMDLAEGHLKALDHLESIEGYKAYNLGAGEGYSVLEMVKAFEKASGRPVAYQISPRRDGDLAAFWADAALAEKELNWRVSRGIDEMMRDTWNWQSQNPQGYS, from the coding sequence ATGTCTATTTTAGTCACGGGTGGAGCAGGCTATATCGGATCCCATACCGTACTTTCATTGCTGCAACGCGGTGATGACGTGGTCGTACTGGATAATCTGAGTAATGCGGCGCGCGAGTCGATTAACCGTGTTGAAAAGTTAACTGGTAAAACAGCGACCTTCATTGAAGGTGACATCCTCGATCGTGCCTGTTTGCGTCGTATTTTCAGCGCTCACTGCATTAGCGCCGTAATCCACTTTGCCGGACTTAAGGCCGTAGGGGAATCGACGCGCAAGCCGCTGGAATATTATCAAAATAACGTTACCGGTACGCTGGTGCTGCTGGAAGAAATGCGCAGCGCCGGGGTGAATCAGTTCATTTTCAGCTCATCAGCCACCGTATATGGTGCCGATGCGCCTGTACCTTACGTTGAAACCACGCCAATCGGTGGTACCACCAGCCCCTACGGTACTTCCAAGCTGATGGTTGAGCAGATACTGCGTGATTACGCTAAAGCTAACCCGGAATTCAAAACCATTGCATTACGCTATTTTAACCCGGTAGGCGCGCACGAATCAGGTCAGATTGGCGAAGATCCCAATGGCATCCCTAACAATCTGCTGCCGTATATTGCCCAAGTGGCTATTGGTCGTCTGGAAAAACTCGGCATCTTTGGTGATGACTATCCGACAAAAGATGGCACAGGCGTCCGTGACTATATCCATGTCATGGATCTGGCAGAGGGGCACCTCAAGGCGCTTGATCATCTGGAATCGATTGAAGGATACAAAGCCTATAACCTCGGAGCAGGGGAAGGTTACTCGGTGTTGGAGATGGTTAAGGCATTTGAAAAAGCGTCTGGCCGGCCGGTGGCATACCAGATTTCTCCACGACGCGATGGCGACCTGGCTGCTTTCTGGGCCGATGCCGCGCTGGCTGAAAAAGAGCTTAACTGGCGCGTTTCGCGCGGCATTGACGAGATGATGCGTGATACGTGGAACTGGCAGAGTCAGAATCCTCAAGGCTATAGCTGA
- the rfbB gene encoding dTDP-glucose 4,6-dehydratase, producing the protein MKILVTGGAGFIGSAVIRHIINNTDDVVLNVDKLTYAGNLESLQGISDSSRYHFSKTDICDPESLNHAFNDFEPDVVMHLAAESHVDRSINGPAAFIETNIIGTYVLLEAARRYWLGLPVERKEAFRFHHISTDEVFGDLHGTDDLFTEQTAYAPSSPYSASKASSDHLVRAWQRTYGLPALITNCSNNYGPYHFPEKLIPLTILNALAGKPLPVYGDGKQVRDWLYVEDHARALYRVATAGIVGETYNIGGHNERQNIDVVNTICRVLNRLVVDKPRGITDYSVLITFVQDRPGHDLRYAIDATKIEKELGWLPEETFETGLEKTVRWYLENTEWWKRVLDGSYAGERCLEVKDF; encoded by the coding sequence ATGAAAATTTTGGTAACCGGTGGTGCTGGCTTCATTGGTTCAGCCGTTATACGTCATATCATCAACAATACTGATGATGTTGTATTAAATGTTGATAAGCTTACTTATGCAGGTAATTTAGAGTCTTTGCAGGGTATCAGTGATAGCTCTCGTTATCATTTCTCTAAAACAGACATTTGCGATCCCGAGTCACTCAATCATGCATTTAATGATTTCGAACCCGACGTTGTTATGCATTTGGCTGCCGAAAGTCATGTCGATCGTTCAATCAATGGTCCGGCGGCTTTCATTGAGACAAATATAATTGGAACATATGTTTTACTCGAAGCAGCCAGAAGGTATTGGCTTGGGCTGCCAGTAGAAAGAAAAGAAGCATTTCGATTTCATCATATATCTACAGATGAAGTGTTTGGAGATTTACACGGCACAGACGATTTGTTTACCGAGCAAACCGCTTATGCACCTAGCAGTCCTTACTCTGCTTCAAAAGCGTCCAGCGACCATCTGGTCAGAGCTTGGCAGCGTACTTATGGCTTACCGGCACTAATAACAAACTGTTCAAATAATTATGGGCCATACCATTTCCCGGAGAAATTAATTCCTCTGACGATATTAAATGCGCTCGCAGGCAAGCCATTGCCCGTTTATGGTGATGGTAAACAGGTTCGAGACTGGCTTTATGTGGAAGATCACGCCAGAGCATTATATCGGGTAGCTACTGCAGGTATTGTTGGCGAAACCTATAATATCGGAGGTCATAACGAACGACAGAACATCGATGTGGTGAATACTATCTGCAGAGTCCTCAATCGTCTTGTAGTCGATAAGCCCCGCGGTATTACTGACTATTCTGTACTTATCACTTTTGTCCAGGATCGTCCGGGACATGATTTACGCTATGCGATTGATGCAACAAAAATTGAAAAAGAACTGGGCTGGTTACCCGAAGAAACTTTTGAGACGGGACTTGAGAAGACCGTCCGCTGGTATCTGGAAAATACAGAATGGTGGAAACGGGTTCTGGATGGATCCTACGCTGGTGAAAGATGTTTAGAGGTAAAGGATTTTTGA
- the rfbA gene encoding glucose-1-phosphate thymidylyltransferase RfbA → MKGIILAGGSGTRLHPITRGLSKQLLPVYDKPMIYYPLSVLMLAGIKDILIITTPQDLSSFQRLLGDGGDFGINLQFAIQPSPDGLAQAFIIGEKFIDGDECALVLGDNIFFGQGFAPVLENIAAKKTGATVFGYQVKDPGRFGVVDFDQAFKALSIEEKPEKPKSNWAVTGLYFYDKNVVEMAKKVKPSHRGELEITALNEMYLQNGLLEVELLGRGFAWLDTGTHDSLIEASQFIHTIEKRQGLKVACLEEIAFRKGWITKAQLADLAKSLEKTDYGKYLHTVISG, encoded by the coding sequence ATGAAAGGAATTATCTTAGCAGGAGGATCTGGCACACGTCTACATCCTATCACTCGAGGTTTATCAAAGCAGCTCTTGCCGGTTTATGATAAGCCAATGATCTACTACCCTCTTTCAGTGCTAATGTTGGCGGGCATTAAAGATATCCTTATTATTACCACACCGCAGGATCTGAGTTCATTTCAAAGATTACTTGGTGATGGTGGTGATTTTGGTATTAACCTGCAATTTGCAATACAACCCAGCCCGGATGGATTAGCTCAGGCATTTATCATTGGCGAGAAGTTTATTGATGGTGACGAATGTGCTTTGGTTTTAGGTGATAATATTTTCTTTGGTCAGGGATTTGCTCCAGTTCTTGAGAATATCGCTGCCAAGAAAACAGGTGCAACCGTATTTGGCTATCAGGTAAAGGATCCGGGTCGTTTTGGTGTTGTAGATTTCGATCAGGCTTTTAAAGCCCTTTCAATTGAAGAAAAACCTGAGAAGCCAAAATCAAATTGGGCAGTAACAGGTCTGTACTTTTATGACAAAAATGTAGTCGAGATGGCAAAAAAAGTAAAACCATCTCACCGTGGTGAATTAGAAATTACTGCACTAAATGAAATGTACCTTCAGAATGGCTTGCTTGAGGTTGAGTTATTAGGGCGCGGGTTTGCATGGCTAGATACCGGGACTCATGATAGCTTGATTGAAGCATCACAATTCATACATACCATTGAAAAAAGACAGGGTTTAAAAGTAGCCTGCCTTGAAGAAATCGCTTTCAGAAAAGGTTGGATAACCAAAGCGCAACTAGCTGATTTGGCAAAATCGCTTGAGAAAACTGATTACGGCAAATATCTTCATACTGTCATTAGTGGCTAG
- a CDS encoding NAD-dependent epimerase/dehydratase family protein has translation MPTVLILGGSGFIGTNLIAFYCNKNYKVITFGRSMPVIEHPNLEKIVGDIRNLTDLEFVFNNHKIDFVFHSLTSISATDSFGSCQDLVSVNLSCLIDIISLMRKYSVYKLVYFSSGGSIYGVSDAPIDERHELSPVSFYGWIKEVSERYLAYENRTNSTFNYLILRPANVYGQYQKLNRIIGVALKNAIKKEDMHIYGDVGICKDYIHIDDVCEMTYALVNNNYSWNDIYNIGSGKGTSLKEILHYAEVISGNKLNLVMHNKKVGDISYSILDTSKVQTKIGKRSFISVYEGMKSMHMYVHHQLGTDSVTS, from the coding sequence ATGCCAACGGTTTTGATATTAGGAGGTTCAGGATTTATAGGAACCAATTTGATTGCATTTTATTGCAATAAAAACTACAAAGTTATCACTTTTGGACGTTCAATGCCGGTAATTGAGCATCCTAATCTTGAGAAGATTGTGGGTGATATCAGAAACTTGACTGATTTAGAATTTGTATTTAATAATCATAAAATAGATTTTGTTTTTCACTCGTTGACAAGTATATCAGCAACGGATTCTTTTGGTAGCTGCCAAGATTTAGTGTCAGTGAACTTGTCTTGTTTAATTGATATTATCTCTTTGATGAGAAAGTACAGTGTATATAAATTGGTGTATTTTTCATCCGGCGGATCCATCTATGGCGTATCGGATGCCCCAATCGATGAGCGGCACGAACTATCTCCGGTCAGTTTCTATGGGTGGATAAAGGAAGTTTCAGAACGTTATCTGGCATATGAAAATCGAACAAATTCTACATTCAATTATTTGATATTACGTCCTGCTAATGTCTATGGACAATATCAAAAGTTGAACAGGATAATCGGTGTCGCCTTAAAAAATGCAATTAAAAAAGAAGATATGCATATATATGGCGATGTAGGTATTTGCAAAGATTATATACATATAGATGATGTCTGTGAGATGACGTACGCATTAGTCAACAATAATTACTCTTGGAACGATATATATAACATTGGTTCGGGAAAAGGGACGAGTTTGAAAGAAATATTGCACTACGCTGAAGTCATTAGCGGTAATAAATTGAATTTAGTAATGCACAATAAAAAGGTCGGAGATATTAGCTACAGCATCCTCGATACTTCTAAAGTTCAGACTAAAATTGGTAAAAGAAGCTTCATATCAGTCTATGAAGGGATGAAAAGCATGCATATGTATGTACATCATCAGCTAGGTACTGATTCTGTTACGAGCTAA
- a CDS encoding ABC transporter permease yields MKFSIGYLYDLVTVITEKELKVRYKSSFFGYLWSIANPLLFAMIYFFIFKLIMRVQIPNYTVFIIAGLFPWQWFASSTVNSLFSFLSNAQIIKKTVFPRSVIPLCNVLMECLHFLCTIPVILVFLFIYDMRPALNWIWGIPLIGLAQIILMLGIALIFSTLNLFFRDLERFVSLGIMLLFYCTPILYSAEMIPQEYRWLIDYNPFASMILSWRELFMHNTLNYGLVSELYVYGAIFLLLGSLIFNKLKHRFAEIL; encoded by the coding sequence ATGAAGTTTAGTATAGGTTACCTTTATGATTTGGTAACAGTCATAACTGAAAAAGAACTTAAAGTCAGATACAAAAGCAGCTTCTTCGGGTATCTTTGGTCTATAGCAAACCCTTTATTGTTTGCCATGATATATTTCTTCATTTTCAAACTTATTATGAGAGTTCAAATACCAAATTATACCGTATTTATTATCGCTGGGTTATTTCCGTGGCAGTGGTTTGCCAGCTCGACCGTCAATTCACTGTTTTCTTTCTTATCAAATGCTCAAATAATAAAAAAAACAGTGTTTCCACGTTCAGTGATCCCGCTTTGTAATGTGCTTATGGAATGCCTGCACTTTCTCTGTACAATCCCGGTTATACTTGTATTCCTCTTTATCTATGATATGCGCCCAGCACTTAATTGGATCTGGGGTATTCCGCTAATTGGGTTGGCTCAGATTATATTAATGCTTGGTATTGCCCTGATTTTTTCAACGCTCAATCTCTTTTTCCGTGATTTAGAAAGATTTGTAAGTTTGGGGATCATGTTACTGTTCTATTGCACACCAATTTTATATTCTGCAGAAATGATACCTCAAGAATATAGATGGCTAATTGACTATAATCCTTTTGCATCAATGATACTTAGTTGGCGGGAATTGTTTATGCATAATACACTTAACTATGGCTTAGTGAGTGAACTTTACGTATACGGTGCAATTTTCCTACTTCTTGGCAGCTTGATCTTCAATAAGCTTAAACATAGATTTGCAGAGATTTTATAA
- a CDS encoding ABC transporter ATP-binding protein produces MSVVIEFINVTKSYPLYHHIGSGIKELVFNPIRALSLLSGRSYLAIEDINFRVEKGESVALIGRNGAGKSTSLGLVAGVLKPTAGEVNVVGRVASMLELGGGFHPELTGRENIRLNATLLGLRRKELNARINDIIEFSELGEFIDEPIRVYSSGMLAKLGFSVISQINPDILIIDEVLAVGDIAFQRKCINTINEFKKKGVTILFVSHNLSDIEKVCDRVIWIENHRLKMTGKSSEVISAYKIAMA; encoded by the coding sequence ATGAGTGTTGTAATTGAATTCATTAATGTCACCAAATCATATCCGCTATACCATCACATCGGTTCAGGTATCAAAGAGCTTGTTTTCAATCCAATTAGGGCCTTGAGTTTATTAAGCGGTCGCAGTTATCTTGCAATTGAGGATATAAACTTCAGGGTGGAAAAGGGGGAATCCGTTGCTTTAATTGGCCGAAACGGTGCTGGAAAGAGTACGTCCCTTGGTTTGGTTGCTGGTGTATTAAAACCGACAGCAGGTGAAGTGAACGTTGTCGGACGCGTGGCATCGATGTTGGAGCTCGGTGGTGGATTTCATCCGGAGTTAACGGGTAGAGAAAATATACGGCTTAATGCCACTCTTCTGGGATTACGCCGCAAAGAGCTTAACGCTCGAATAAACGACATTATAGAATTTTCTGAGTTAGGTGAATTCATTGACGAGCCTATACGAGTTTACTCTAGCGGTATGCTGGCAAAACTCGGTTTCTCTGTTATTTCGCAGATTAATCCGGACATTTTAATTATTGATGAAGTGCTGGCAGTAGGCGACATCGCTTTCCAAAGGAAATGCATTAACACTATTAATGAATTCAAGAAGAAGGGTGTAACCATTCTTTTTGTCAGCCACAATTTATCCGATATCGAAAAAGTTTGTGATCGAGTTATTTGGATCGAGAATCATCGCTTAAAAATGACTGGCAAATCCAGTGAAGTTATCAGTGCCTATAAGATTGCAATGGCATAA